In the genome of Candidatus Palauibacter australiensis, the window ACGTCGAGACGGAGCCCGACGATGCGGGCCCCTTCGCTCGCTTCTTCCGCCAGCCGGAGGTCGTCTTCGACCCGGCGGCCCGGGCGCGGATCGAGCCGGGGGAACTCGGGCTGTGGCGCTATGCCGTCACCGTGCCCGCGGACGCGCCGCCGGCCTCTCCGTGGTTCCTTGAACATCCGCGGGACGGCGACCTGTATCAATGGCCTGCGGAGCCCGGCCTGCGCGCGCTCCCCTTCCGGCCGCCTCCCCTGCTCGGCCGCGTGGCGGCGGTCGTGTCGGCGGCGGGCGAACGATTCGACGTCGAGGTCGCGGATCCGGTGCGTCATCGGGACGTGGATGGCGTTACGGGAGAAAGCTGGCGGCCGCTGCAGGTGGCGCCCCGCATATCGGTGGCGGCGACGGCGCCCACGTTGATCTGGCCCGGCAACCGTCCGGGGTCACGCGTCATCGCCTTCCGGATCTCGAGTTTCGCCCGGGACGTGACGGCGGGGGAGATCGAGCTCGATCTGCCGCCCGGATGGCGCGCGGCACCCGAGACGACGGCGTTCGAACTCGCCGGAGAAGGAGCGGTCCGGACGGTGGGCTTCACGGTCGAGCCTCCTGCGGGAGACGCGGAAGGGGAGTTCTTCGCGCGGCCGCGCATCCGGATCGCCGGAGCCGAGGTTCCCGCCACGCACGCGACGATGATCGACTATCCGCACATCGAGCCGCGGCTCCTGACCGGCGACGCCGCCGTGCGCATCGTGCGCTTCCCCGTTCGGGTCGCGGACCGGCGCATCGGATACGTGATGGGTTCCGGCGACGACGGGCCCGAAGCCATCCGGCAGCTCGGGCTCGACGTCGAACTCATCGAACCGGAGGACTGGGAGGCCGATAGGCTCGACGGGTTCGACACGATCGTGCTCGGGATCCGGGCTTACGAGGTGCGCGAGGACCTCATCGCGGCCAACCCGGAACTGCTTGCGTGGGCGGAGCGCGGAGGCACCGTCGTCGTCCAGTACAACCGCTACGAGTTCAACCAGGGGGCGTACGCACCGTACCCGATCTCGATCGGCCGCCCCGCCCCCCGCGTCACGGAGGAGGACGCCGCCGTGACGCTCGCCGACCCGGCTGCGCCGGTGCTCCTCGAGCCCAACCGTCTCGGCCCGGCCGACTTCGAAGGCTGGGTCCAGGAGCGCGGGCTGTATTTCCCCGATGCGTGGGACGAAAGATACCAGGCGCCGCTGGAAATGGCCGACACGGGAGAACCGCCGAGTCGCGGCAGCCTGCTCGCCGCCCCGGTGGGTCGCGGACTCTACATTCACACGTCGCTTTCCTTCTTCCGGCAACTGCGCGCGGGGGTGCCGGGCGCCTTTCGTCTGTGGGCGAACCTGCTCTCTCTCGACGGGAGCCGCTGGCGCGAGATCGCCGCCCAGTGACGGAGCACCGGGACGAGAACGAGGGCCGGATCGGTCCCTTCCGTAGCTGGCGCGCTCTGTATGTGTCGGTGATCGTCTATACTGCCGGACTCATCCTTCTCCTCTATCTCGCCACGCGTCTGCTCGACTTCGGAGTGCCGTGAGCAGTTTCGACGGAGTGCCGTGAGCGGCCTCGACTGGGTCGTCTTCGCCGTCTATTTCGGCGCCGTCGTCGCCTTCGCCTGGCGGCAAAGCCGGAGGAACCGCGGCGTCGAAGGCTTCTTTCTCGCCAACCGCCGGCTGGGCTGGGGCGCCATCGGCCTCTCCGTGATGGCGACGCAGGCGAGCGCGATCACGTATATTGGCACGACCGGACAGGCTTTCGACGACGGCATGGAGTTCGTCCAGTTCTACCTGGGCCAGCCGATCGCCATGGTCATCCTCTGCGTCGTATTCGTCCCCTTCTTCTATCGCTCGAAGGTCTTCACCGCCTACGAGTACCTCGAACGCCGCTTCGACCCCAGAACCCGGTCGCTGACGAGCTTTCTCTTTCTCGTGTCGCGCGGACTCTCGGCGGGGATCGTCCTCTACGCCCCG includes:
- a CDS encoding PIG-L family deacetylase, translating into MQPRSMSAAIALLAWCLLPAVAFAQGSRLPGAIEAGLILRQLDGVKRVLVVAAHPDDEDTALLTTLARGWGVEAAYFSFTRGEGGQNLIGTELGAGLGIIRSGELLAARTIDGAQQFFGRAFDFGYSKTAEETFTKWPRERVLSDLVWTIRRFRPHVLVSMWSGTERDGHGHHQVSGLLTREAFDAAGDATRFPEQVAAGVAPWAPLKLYRRPLFELGATAIEIETGALDPLFGLTHHQVAMDSRSQHRSQDFGTALPLGPRTTRLSLVSSRVGGSPTEPLLAGIDTTLATLAAELDETARADLGSYREAVGRAGGSLSATRPETALPFLAEALRRLERLRAGAPPAGESELRRELDRRARLLMRAILAVAGVRIELRARDDVLVPGQTVLVEARVSSGAGAALELAPPLIEAPPGWSVESIGPDVETEPDDAGPFARFFRQPEVVFDPAARARIEPGELGLWRYAVTVPADAPPASPWFLEHPRDGDLYQWPAEPGLRALPFRPPPLLGRVAAVVSAAGERFDVEVADPVRHRDVDGVTGESWRPLQVAPRISVAATAPTLIWPGNRPGSRVIAFRISSFARDVTAGEIELDLPPGWRAAPETTAFELAGEGAVRTVGFTVEPPAGDAEGEFFARPRIRIAGAEVPATHATMIDYPHIEPRLLTGDAAVRIVRFPVRVADRRIGYVMGSGDDGPEAIRQLGLDVELIEPEDWEADRLDGFDTIVLGIRAYEVREDLIAANPELLAWAERGGTVVVQYNRYEFNQGAYAPYPISIGRPAPRVTEEDAAVTLADPAAPVLLEPNRLGPADFEGWVQERGLYFPDAWDERYQAPLEMADTGEPPSRGSLLAAPVGRGLYIHTSLSFFRQLRAGVPGAFRLWANLLSLDGSRWREIAAQ